GAGGCGAATTTGTTTATTTATTCGTAATCTAAGTAAGGGTTACGAAACACAGATGAACACAGATAAATCTGTACCCCGTTCAACTCAAAATTGCTGTAGTTACCAAGTCTCATGGAAGCAAAAATTTGCTGATTATCGAAACTAATAAACTTAAGCAAATAAATCACCTATTTTTTTCTAAAAGGAGGGCTAAATGAACAGTGTGATAGCTTTCTGGAAAAAGTTAAAACTGCGTCAGATTTTAACTATTTTTGTAGCTGGTCTATTGTTGATGGTTAGCACTGCTTGTAGTGGGGTAAATCCTCAAGGTGCAAATCCTCAAAATCCTGCTGTCCAGGCTGGAGGTGCTAACAATCCTTATAAGGGTGGTGGAGACAAATATACCAAATATAGAATGACCACCGATCCCAAAGCGATTGAAAGGGAAGAGAAGAAAGAAAGGGAGCAAGCTAGTCTACAGTCAGATTTAGAAGTTTTGATTGCCATAAATAGAGATTCTGAAATACTTTATCCCGGTGCTGAAACACCTAGAGGTAGAGTTGAAAAAGAAAAAGAGTTGCCCATCATCACTGACAAAAACTTTCAAAGACCTGCGCCTGGTGGTTTGATTCAACGAGAACCAAATGTAGGCACTCGCCTTCAAAAACGTGTTGAAACAGTGCAGGATTCAGTTAAAGAGGCTTCGACTTTTTTGAATAACAAGGCAGAAGAAGCAAGTTCTCGACCTGAGTTGCAAAAAAATCCAGCCGTAGGTAAATAGAAATTGGGTTTTATGCCCAGATGTGAGATTTGAAATCAATCCCAAATCACATCAAAAAAGTGCTAAATGGAGACGCGATTAATTGTCTCTGAGTGCAGCACAGGTTTAACTTAATCACAAGCATTTCAGGAGAAGCATGATGAAGAAAGTCATTACTTGGCTAAAAAATATCCGTCCTGTGAAAATTTTAACAGTCTTCTTGGCTGCAACATTCCTCTTAATGACACAGGCGTGCAATCGTCCGGGAATAGCCCAGCAGCCACCACAACCAAATGCTCAACCACCTAACGTTGAGCGATACGATTCTACAAAAAGCTATAACCTCAACGCCCCAGAGGGTGGAATGAATAACTTTAGTGATGTAGATCCTAGAGCTAAAGCAGCTGAAAGAGCAGCAAATGCAAGAGCTGAAGCACTGGCGAAAAATGCGCGGAGAAACGTTGAGCAGAAGGGTATTGATAGTTCAGAGCAATATGTCCGCAATTATCGCGAAGGAACACCCTTGGATGAACGAGTCAAGCGCCTGGGTGAAGATGTTGGTAGTTCTGCGGAAGAATTAGGTGAAGGTTTCACTAAGGGAACTCAGCGCGGAGTGGAAAATCTCCAGAGAAATACTGAAAGCGCTACTAGAGAGTTGACTAAAAATGTTAAACGCGGCGCTGAGGATACCACAACTAATCTGCAACGCCAAGCTGAGGATACAGCTGACGCAGTGAAAAGAACCATGAGAGGAACTGATTTAAATTAGTTCGAGGTAACAGAACCCCGTTTTATGCAAAAAAGCGGGGTTTTCTCCACTCATTAGAGTTAGTGTAGTTAACTCAAGATCAATGACCAATAACTAATGACTAAAGAATTTTGGCTTGGCGATTTTAGATTGCAGTCTAATCCAAAATCTAAAATCTAAAATCTAAAATTGATTGACTAATGACTCCGCGTAGCGGCTTGATTTTGCAAATACCAAGTTTGTAATGCCAATCTTTGAACTTCACGCCAGGGGATATTGTGGTTGCGAGCTAAATCTGCACAATCTTCATATTCTGGTTGGATGTTAGCAATAAATTTATCTTGCTTTTGTCCGTTCCATGCTACTTTAACTCGGACTTTACCATATTCAATTTCTACTGTTTGAATTTCCCGTTGCAAAATGGCGCGCTGTTGGGTACTCCGCCGAATTCCTAAAGTAGTGGTTTCGCGGAATAAAACTGCTTCACAAGCCTGTAAATTATCTGGATGACAGATTACAGTTAGTAAAATTCCTGGACGAGACTTTTTCATTCCTATGGGCTGGGTGAAGACATCCACTGCACCCACGGCAAATAAGGCTTCAAAGATATAGCCGATGGCCTGGGGATTTAAATCATCAATTTGGGTTTCGAGTACGGTGATGGTTTCTAAATTAGGACTGGTATCTTCAGAATTATGAATGCGATCGCCTTCCGCAGTGCGCGCAGTGCGATCGCCTAGCCAGAGACGTAATATATTAGAGATAGGTAAATTGATAGTTCCGGCTCCCAGTCCTACCTGTTTAATGGACATTGGTGGTGGGGAACCAAATTCTGTAGTTAGGGTAGTTGCGATCGCAGCTCCTGTTGGTGTCACGAGTTCCCTGTCAATGCCGTTACTAAAAACCGGACAACCCCGCATTTCCCACAACTTCAATACTGCTGGTACTGGTACAGCCATCTCACCGTGGGCGGCTCGCACTGTTCCCCCACCTGTGGGCAGCGCTGAACAGTATAGTAAAGGTAATCCCTGATCATTACTATCAATCCCTAACCAATCCAACCCCAAGCACGTACCCACAATATCCACAATGGCATCAACAGCGCCCACTTCATGAAAATGAACCTTTTCTGGCGCAATGCCATGTACTGCTCCTTCTGCTACGGCTAGCTGTCGAAATACTGCCAAACTCCAAGCTTCTGCCCGTGATGGCAATTCAGCAGTGTAGATCAGTTGTTCAATTTCTGGTAGGTGGCGGCCATGATGGTGATCATGTTCGTGGTCGTGGTGGTGATGGTTGTGGACTAAATCTACATGAACTTTAGTCGCCTGCTGACCATTGCGTTGCACAAGTTCGACTCTTAGTTTATACTCCTGGGCAATTCCCAATTTATTGAGTTTTTCACTTAAATACTCCACGGGAACACCCAGACTGACTAACGCCCCTAAACACATATCACCAGAAATTCCCGTCGGACATTGAAGATAAGCAACTTTAATCATATAGATAACTTAATCAACTTTATTTTTAGACTTTGCACAATAATTTTGATGTAAATCATGGCGTATTTGCGGCAGGCGCTCATTCATCCGTGAAAATATGTGTAATGCGGAATTTGATATTTTCCCTGAAATCAACAATTTTCCACCTCTGATTCATCACTTGCTATGGCAAAAATTTTCGCTGTCCATCCTGATAATCCCCAAACCCGCCGTATAGAGGAAATAAAGTCAGCGCTCTCTAGTGGCGCAGTTATGCTCTACCCTACAGACACAGTTTATGCTATTGGTTGTGATTTAAATGCCAAGTCGGCAGTAGAACGAGTGCGGCAAATTAAACAGCTAGCTAATGATAAACCACTGACATTTTTGTGTCCTTCACTATCAAATGTGGCAACTTATGCCTTTGTCAGTGATACAGCTTATCGGATTATGAAGCGCTTGATACCAGGGAGTTACACGTTTTTACTACCTGCTACCAAGTTAGTGCCGCGACTTGTACAAAGTCCCAAGCGAAAAACTACTGGGATTCGTGTACCAGACCATCCGGTATGCTTGGCATTGCTAGCAGCGCTGGAAAATCCGATTATTTCAACTTCGGCACATCTCCCACCAGATGATCAACCAGTAGACCTAGATTTAGAACCTAGACTATCGCAGGTGGAGCTGTTTGACCGTTGGGATCATTTAGTAGATGTAATTATAGACACTGGTGAGGAACCAACTTATGAGGTGTCTACAATTTTGGATTTGACGGGAGACGAACCAATGATGACAAGGCGGGGTTTAGGTTGGGAAGCAGCAGCAG
This window of the Nodularia sp. LEGE 06071 genome carries:
- a CDS encoding DUF6658 family protein is translated as MNSVIAFWKKLKLRQILTIFVAGLLLMVSTACSGVNPQGANPQNPAVQAGGANNPYKGGGDKYTKYRMTTDPKAIEREEKKEREQASLQSDLEVLIAINRDSEILYPGAETPRGRVEKEKELPIITDKNFQRPAPGGLIQREPNVGTRLQKRVETVQDSVKEASTFLNNKAEEASSRPELQKNPAVGK
- the larC gene encoding nickel pincer cofactor biosynthesis protein LarC, with product MIKVAYLQCPTGISGDMCLGALVSLGVPVEYLSEKLNKLGIAQEYKLRVELVQRNGQQATKVHVDLVHNHHHHDHEHDHHHGRHLPEIEQLIYTAELPSRAEAWSLAVFRQLAVAEGAVHGIAPEKVHFHEVGAVDAIVDIVGTCLGLDWLGIDSNDQGLPLLYCSALPTGGGTVRAAHGEMAVPVPAVLKLWEMRGCPVFSNGIDRELVTPTGAAIATTLTTEFGSPPPMSIKQVGLGAGTINLPISNILRLWLGDRTARTAEGDRIHNSEDTSPNLETITVLETQIDDLNPQAIGYIFEALFAVGAVDVFTQPIGMKKSRPGILLTVICHPDNLQACEAVLFRETTTLGIRRSTQQRAILQREIQTVEIEYGKVRVKVAWNGQKQDKFIANIQPEYEDCADLARNHNIPWREVQRLALQTWYLQNQAATRSH
- a CDS encoding L-threonylcarbamoyladenylate synthase, translating into MAKIFAVHPDNPQTRRIEEIKSALSSGAVMLYPTDTVYAIGCDLNAKSAVERVRQIKQLANDKPLTFLCPSLSNVATYAFVSDTAYRIMKRLIPGSYTFLLPATKLVPRLVQSPKRKTTGIRVPDHPVCLALLAALENPIISTSAHLPPDDQPVDLDLEPRLSQVELFDRWDHLVDVIIDTGEEPTYEVSTILDLTGDEPMMTRRGLGWEAAAAWV